A single window of Brevundimonas naejangsanensis DNA harbors:
- the rpsL gene encoding 30S ribosomal protein S12, whose product MPTINQLIRKPRKPKPVRNKVPALEGSPQRRGVCTRVYTTTPKKPNSALRKVAKVRLAKNGVEAVCYIPGEGHNLQEHSVVLIRGGRVKDLPGVRYHILRGVLDTQGVKDRKQRRSHYGAKRPK is encoded by the coding sequence ATGCCCACGATCAACCAGCTGATCCGCAAGCCCCGCAAGCCGAAGCCGGTCCGCAACAAGGTCCCGGCCCTGGAGGGTTCGCCCCAGCGCCGCGGCGTCTGCACCCGCGTCTACACCACGACCCCGAAGAAGCCGAACTCGGCTCTGCGTAAGGTCGCCAAGGTCCGTCTGGCCAAGAACGGCGTCGAAGCCGTGTGCTACATCCCCGGCGAAGGCCACAACCTGCAGGAGCACTCGGTCGTGCTGATCCGCGGCGGCCGCGTGAAGGACTTGCCCGGCGTTCGCTACCACATCCTGCGCGGCGTGCTCGACACCCAGGGCGTCAAGGACCGCAAGCAGCGTCGTTCGCACTACGGCGCCAAGCGTCCGAAGTAA